The window GCTGAGCGTTAACCGTAATTTTGCTGATTGCGGCTAAGATTCGGGCACCAACAGCGCCGAAGCCGAGGCCGTCATGAAGTTGCCGAAAAAGGCTGTCCCCATTGTCGCCCTGGCGGCGTTTTTCCTGCTGCTCGCCGGACCGCCCTCGGAGGCCGAGGAAAACGCCCAGCAGGTCGCCAAGCAGTGGCTCGCCCTGATCGACCGTGGCAATTATGGCGAGGGCTGGGAACAGGCGGCGCCCTACCTGCAAAACGCCGTCAAAAAGGACGATCTCGTCCGGGCCCTGAAAGCGGTGCGCAAGCCGCTGGGTTCCGTCGCGTCGCGCCGCCTGCAATCGGCCCAGCC is drawn from Alphaproteobacteria bacterium and contains these coding sequences:
- a CDS encoding DUF4019 domain-containing protein; translated protein: MKLPKKAVPIVALAAFFLLLAGPPSEAEENAQQVAKQWLALIDRGNYGEGWEQAAPYLQNAVKKDDLVRALKAVRKPLGSVASRRLQSAQPTTSLPGLPDGEYVVIQYHTVFAKKKKAVETITPMRTGDGTWRVAGYYIR